In a genomic window of Candidatus Poribacteria bacterium:
- a CDS encoding DUF2961 domain-containing protein yields the protein MTYVDGLLSSLTRVKKARSLRASSWDITGRNSDAWNVEPGETRVIADLQGPGCINHIWMTQPNGYRNVLIRMFWDDEEHPSVLCPLGDFFGLGNEIINSYDSIPFSASTHQNNTFNTGCALNAYLQMPFNRSARIELVNEGDTTHRQYFYIDYEQYTEPHGEDIAYFHAQFHRENPCDGWGHEITVNTPEANIINAERLAWDTNYLILSAEGKGHYIGCNLSVTNFQGTWWGEGDDMIWVDGYKWPPDLHGTGSEDYLNQAWGMQQNAFAHNGSSMHEDNTDGYQTSYVYHIENPIRFEKEIRVTIEHGHGNHLSNEMSSVAYWYQIEPHTPFGVLPVAQRKPVLKDESGAWQIEASAQTPAAEIVLNDEMKQMKQKWSRS from the coding sequence ATGACTTACGTTGACGGATTATTGTCATCGCTGACGCGCGTTAAAAAAGCACGTTCGTTACGTGCTTCTTCATGGGACATAACAGGTAGAAACAGCGACGCTTGGAACGTCGAACCCGGCGAAACCCGTGTTATCGCCGACCTTCAAGGACCCGGCTGTATCAATCATATCTGGATGACGCAGCCAAACGGGTATCGAAACGTCCTGATCCGGATGTTTTGGGACGATGAGGAACACCCGAGTGTCCTCTGTCCGTTAGGCGACTTCTTCGGACTCGGCAACGAAATCATTAACTCCTACGATTCTATCCCGTTCTCCGCCTCCACACATCAAAACAACACGTTCAATACAGGTTGCGCGCTTAACGCCTACTTGCAGATGCCCTTTAACCGCAGCGCACGGATCGAACTCGTCAACGAAGGTGATACAACCCACCGCCAATACTTCTATATCGACTATGAGCAGTACACGGAGCCACACGGCGAGGATATCGCCTATTTCCACGCCCAATTCCACCGTGAAAACCCGTGTGACGGGTGGGGACATGAAATTACTGTGAACACCCCAGAAGCCAATATTATCAACGCTGAACGCCTCGCCTGGGACACCAATTACCTGATTCTGTCCGCCGAAGGTAAGGGACACTATATCGGTTGTAACCTATCGGTTACCAACTTCCAAGGCACGTGGTGGGGTGAAGGCGATGATATGATCTGGGTCGATGGCTACAAGTGGCCCCCGGATCTGCACGGCACTGGTTCAGAAGACTACCTCAATCAAGCCTGGGGAATGCAACAGAACGCTTTTGCACACAACGGTTCCTCTATGCACGAAGACAATACCGACGGTTATCAGACCTCTTATGTCTATCACATTGAAAACCCGATCCGCTTTGAGAAGGAAATTCGGGTCACGATAGAGCACGGACACGGAAACCATCTCAGCAATGAGATGTCCTCTGTCGCATACTGGTATCAAATTGAACCGCATACGCCCTTCGGTGTGCTACCTGTTGCGCAACGCAAGCCCGTGCTGAAGGATGAATCCGGCGCGTGGCAGATTGAGGCTTCTGCACAGACACCCGCAGCAGAAATCGTGCTCAACGATGAAATGAAGCAGATGAAACAGAAATGGAGCCGGTCGTAA
- a CDS encoding sugar phosphate isomerase/epimerase, producing MAQFQLGLNTSTIRPAGLMDKIRIAAETGYTAIELWNDDLTAHEEQGGSLSDVKKALDDHGLSVPTVIALHGWLNTTGEEHQEAIAEAKRRMAQAAAVGSPYIVSSPPREVADLQLGGENYRELLELGREFGVKPAMEFLGFVDGVNQVKHAWEVMEVADHPDSTIVLDPFHIYRGGGEIDDMRGIPGEKIAVFHFNDAPAEPARAEQTDADRVYPGDGILDLGQMISILQDANYTGVISLELFNPNYWEQDPAEVARIGLEKMKAVLPDS from the coding sequence ATGGCACAATTTCAATTGGGTTTAAATACCAGCACAATCCGCCCCGCCGGATTAATGGATAAGATTCGGATCGCTGCCGAAACCGGCTATACAGCGATCGAGTTATGGAATGACGATTTAACGGCTCACGAGGAACAGGGCGGTTCGCTCTCGGATGTCAAGAAAGCACTCGATGATCACGGGCTTTCAGTACCTACCGTTATCGCTTTGCACGGTTGGCTCAACACGACAGGTGAAGAACATCAGGAAGCGATCGCAGAGGCAAAACGGCGCATGGCACAAGCCGCCGCTGTCGGATCGCCCTACATCGTTTCAAGTCCACCACGTGAGGTAGCAGACCTCCAATTAGGGGGCGAGAATTACCGCGAACTGCTTGAACTCGGACGCGAATTCGGCGTTAAACCCGCCATGGAATTTCTCGGCTTCGTCGATGGTGTCAATCAAGTCAAGCACGCCTGGGAAGTCATGGAAGTGGCGGATCACCCGGACAGCACGATTGTCCTCGATCCGTTCCATATCTATCGCGGGGGTGGGGAGATAGACGACATGCGAGGCATCCCTGGCGAAAAAATCGCTGTGTTCCATTTCAATGACGCGCCTGCCGAACCTGCGCGTGCAGAACAAACAGACGCTGATAGGGTATATCCGGGCGACGGTATCCTGGACCTTGGACAGATGATCTCCATCCTGCAAGATGCAAATTATACCGGTGTCATCTCCTTAGAATTGTTCAATCCCAACTATTGGGAACAAGATCCCGCAGAAGTCGCACGCATCGGGTTAGAAAAGATGAAAGCCGTTCTGCCCGACTCTTAA